One Parageobacillus sp. KH3-4 genomic region harbors:
- the cas3 gene encoding CRISPR-associated helicase Cas3' yields MRLCRIIGKTRRESASYFYTITERNDEMYSHPHYHLSKHLQGVEHLSSLFLSEKEIPIAKQSWFSQLNKWIAVFHDIGKANGFFQQYLQSPEQFHEAPQLKGHALLSAALLISFLKENKQFDEFWRCISFIIVKRHHGNLDDWLEEFKKFGEETKELLRRQVDSIDFEQLNEQIKSLCLLDKNERWTKEKFQKWLDDLFAETRRLRRFIMRWNKTNDSVVPYLYVLFLFSLLIDADKSEAGIIQKETWSFSERREIPDNLIYTYKARQSWKNTQMNRLREQAFQEVVCAPIDINEHFYSLNLPTGMGKTLASLQFALQLKAEIEKEWKVKPRIIYSLPFLSVIDQTSKVIRDIFFANGIDVDHRLMLEHHHLADTQYTVIKDDERYDATYEIAKLLIEGWNAEFILTTFVQLFGTIFSNKNSALRKFHRLTNAIFIIDEVQAVPHRYWLAIKQVFMAMAQELNCYFLFSSATDPGIFENTVLLVDPKKYFQPLSRVTLFSHVQKSLTIESFWDQVEIESGKTYLFIMNTIESAKCLYEEIINTIGAEEVTFLSTHIPPKERLRRIEDAKKGVYHIVVSTQLIEAGVDIDFDVVYRDLAPLDSIQQAAGRCNRNGDRKGEVHVVSLTDGQRLYASYIYDSIRLDITKTMLSKQVKIEEGQFLQLITEYFHLLSNRISNAESERLLKGIMTLYFDGEETSDRAPVSRFHLIEGEEEKINVFIELDEEAQEIFRQYEKVIQLTDRWERNKQFAAMKSLFYQYVISIPRTVDNKPPIVHGIGYVNYDSLEDFYDAILGYKTKSKGMIW; encoded by the coding sequence GTGCGGTTGTGTCGCATTATTGGGAAAACAAGGCGGGAGAGCGCATCGTATTTTTATACGATCACAGAAAGGAATGATGAGATGTATTCTCATCCTCATTATCACTTGTCTAAACATTTACAGGGGGTAGAGCATCTCTCCTCCCTGTTTTTGTCGGAAAAAGAAATTCCAATCGCAAAGCAATCATGGTTTTCTCAATTGAACAAATGGATTGCCGTTTTTCATGACATCGGCAAAGCGAATGGTTTTTTTCAACAGTATCTCCAGTCTCCAGAGCAATTTCATGAAGCTCCCCAGTTAAAAGGCCATGCGCTTCTTTCCGCCGCCTTGCTAATTTCATTTTTGAAGGAAAATAAGCAATTCGATGAATTCTGGCGGTGCATCAGTTTTATCATTGTAAAACGCCATCATGGCAATTTGGATGATTGGCTCGAAGAATTTAAAAAGTTTGGTGAAGAAACAAAAGAGCTGTTGCGACGGCAAGTTGATTCCATTGACTTTGAACAGCTGAATGAGCAAATCAAGTCACTATGCCTTCTCGATAAAAATGAAAGATGGACGAAAGAAAAGTTTCAGAAGTGGCTGGATGATTTATTTGCCGAGACAAGACGATTGCGCCGCTTTATTATGAGATGGAATAAAACGAACGACTCGGTTGTTCCTTATTTATATGTGTTATTTCTCTTTTCGCTTTTGATCGATGCCGATAAATCAGAAGCAGGGATTATCCAAAAAGAAACATGGTCTTTCTCAGAACGAAGAGAAATTCCTGACAATCTGATTTATACCTATAAAGCACGTCAGAGCTGGAAGAATACACAGATGAACCGCTTGCGGGAGCAGGCATTCCAAGAAGTTGTCTGCGCTCCGATTGATATAAACGAACATTTTTACTCTTTGAATTTGCCGACAGGAATGGGAAAAACATTAGCTTCCCTTCAATTTGCATTGCAGCTAAAAGCAGAAATCGAAAAGGAATGGAAAGTCAAGCCACGTATTATATACAGTCTTCCGTTTTTAAGCGTGATTGATCAAACTAGCAAAGTGATAAGAGATATATTTTTCGCCAATGGCATCGATGTCGATCATCGGCTAATGCTTGAACATCATCATTTGGCGGATACGCAATATACGGTAATAAAAGATGACGAACGATACGATGCAACGTATGAAATTGCCAAATTATTAATAGAAGGATGGAATGCGGAATTTATTTTAACAACTTTTGTGCAATTGTTTGGAACGATTTTTTCCAATAAAAACAGTGCGTTACGGAAATTTCATCGTCTGACTAATGCGATTTTTATTATTGATGAAGTTCAGGCTGTTCCGCATCGATATTGGTTGGCGATTAAACAGGTGTTTATGGCGATGGCGCAGGAATTAAACTGTTACTTTCTTTTTAGCTCAGCGACTGACCCAGGAATTTTTGAAAATACTGTTTTACTTGTGGACCCAAAAAAGTATTTTCAGCCTCTATCTAGAGTGACGTTATTTTCACATGTTCAGAAGTCATTAACGATAGAGTCCTTTTGGGATCAGGTAGAAATAGAATCAGGAAAAACATATTTATTCATTATGAATACGATTGAAAGTGCGAAGTGTTTGTATGAAGAGATTATCAACACAATCGGTGCGGAAGAAGTCACATTTTTATCCACTCATATTCCTCCAAAAGAAAGATTGAGGAGAATAGAGGATGCCAAAAAAGGGGTATACCACATTGTGGTTAGTACGCAGTTGATTGAAGCGGGAGTCGATATTGATTTTGATGTGGTATACCGTGATTTGGCACCGCTTGATTCGATTCAGCAAGCGGCTGGAAGATGCAATCGGAATGGAGACAGAAAAGGAGAAGTACATGTCGTTTCTTTAACCGACGGGCAAAGATTGTATGCTAGTTATATTTATGATTCCATTCGTCTAGATATTACGAAAACCATGTTGAGCAAACAAGTAAAGATCGAGGAAGGACAGTTTTTGCAGCTTATTACAGAATATTTTCATTTATTATCCAATCGAATAAGTAATGCTGAATCAGAACGGCTGTTAAAAGGAATAATGACACTATATTTTGACGGAGAAGAGACATCCGATCGCGCGCCTGTTTCCCGCTTTCATCTGATTGAAGGGGAGGAGGAAAAAATAAATGTATTTATTGAGCTCGATGAAGAAGCACAAGAAATTTTCCGACAGTATGAAAAAGTTATCCAGTTAACTGACCGTTGGGAACGAAATAAGCAATTTGCGGCGATGAAGTCTTTATTTTATCAATATGTAATTTCGATACCAAGAACTGTTGATAACAAGCCGCCGATTGTGCACGGAATTGGTTATGTCAATTATGATTCTCTTGAAGATTTTTACGACGCGATTCTAGGATATAAAACCAAAAGCAAAGGAATGATATGGTAG
- the cas2 gene encoding CRISPR-associated endonuclease Cas2 has protein sequence MFVILVYDFNEKRVAKALKIARKYLHWVQNSVFEGEITVANYQKLKMELQSIMDPDEDSVIFYTFRSQKYSQREEMGLKKGGDEFIL, from the coding sequence TTGTTTGTCATTTTGGTGTATGATTTTAATGAAAAGCGCGTTGCGAAGGCATTAAAAATTGCACGCAAATATCTCCATTGGGTGCAAAATTCCGTGTTTGAGGGCGAGATAACCGTTGCCAATTACCAAAAATTAAAAATGGAGCTGCAAAGCATCATGGATCCCGATGAAGATTCCGTCATTTTTTACACGTTTCGCTCACAAAAATATTCTCAGCGTGAAGAGATGGGGTTGAAAAAAGGTGGAGATGAATTCATTCTTTAG
- a CDS encoding CRISPR-associated protein Cas4 — translation MFRLEYEMPVTGTDIWYYYICPREVWMMKHQIAPDQEDEALDIGRFISETYYQRNKKEISIGNIVVDRIRKEDGQLVIGEVKKSSRYLKSAKTQLLYYLDTLREMGIDAKGELLFPEERKKETVEWTEEAKQELKTGGGRHPPHRPHAGAAFTKKDFFLREMCIS, via the coding sequence GTGTTTCGATTGGAATATGAAATGCCTGTGACTGGAACCGATATATGGTACTACTACATTTGTCCGCGCGAAGTATGGATGATGAAACATCAAATTGCTCCAGATCAAGAGGATGAGGCGCTCGATATCGGGCGATTTATTTCCGAGACATATTATCAAAGGAATAAAAAGGAAATATCGATAGGAAATATTGTCGTGGACCGTATTCGTAAAGAAGATGGACAATTAGTGATTGGTGAAGTAAAAAAATCATCTCGATATTTAAAAAGCGCCAAAACGCAGCTTCTCTATTACTTAGATACGCTTCGCGAAATGGGGATTGATGCAAAAGGAGAATTGCTATTTCCGGAAGAGAGGAAAAAAGAGACGGTAGAATGGACGGAAGAAGCGAAACAAGAGTTAAAAACAGGCGGTGGCAGACATCCACCGCATCGCCCGCATGCCGGTGCCGCCTTCACCAAAAAAGATTTCTTTTTGCGCGAAATGTGCATATCGTGA
- the cas5b gene encoding type I-B CRISPR-associated protein Cas5b — MNVLVFDIRADFGHFRKIYSTSSPLTYSIIPPTSFFGILGAIIGLGKEENEYLRYVNHETVNMAIRIMSPVRKMRMGLNHVNTKGNIWVPKQRREGARTQIRTEFLRFPHFRCYVHVKEQSLFHQLIDYVQQHRSVYTVCMGLSECIADVHYVSLEEFRLVNNNAETVSIVSVIPEKYVTSLCIESGKEYRKERFAFQIDEERIVSDYEEVLFEASGEAIRAVVSHYWENKAGERIVFLYDHRKE, encoded by the coding sequence ATGAATGTGCTTGTATTTGATATTCGTGCAGATTTCGGGCATTTTCGCAAAATCTATTCTACGTCATCACCTTTGACTTATTCGATCATTCCGCCTACATCTTTTTTTGGCATATTGGGGGCTATTATTGGTTTGGGAAAAGAAGAAAATGAATATTTGCGTTATGTGAATCATGAAACGGTCAACATGGCGATTCGCATTATGAGCCCGGTTCGGAAAATGCGGATGGGATTGAACCATGTCAATACGAAAGGAAATATATGGGTTCCAAAACAACGACGTGAAGGAGCACGGACGCAAATTCGTACCGAATTTTTGCGGTTTCCGCATTTTCGTTGCTACGTCCATGTAAAAGAGCAGTCTTTGTTTCACCAATTAATCGATTATGTACAACAGCACCGAAGTGTATATACCGTCTGCATGGGGCTTAGTGAGTGCATCGCTGATGTCCATTATGTTTCTTTGGAGGAATTTCGCCTAGTTAATAACAATGCGGAGACGGTTTCGATTGTTTCGGTGATTCCTGAAAAATATGTGACATCCCTTTGTATCGAATCGGGAAAGGAATATAGAAAGGAACGGTTCGCTTTTCAGATCGACGAGGAGCGAATTGTGTCTGACTATGAAGAAGTTTTGTTTGAAGCAAGCGGAGAAGCGATCCGTGCGGTTGTGTCGCATTATTGGGAAAACAAGGCGGGAGAGCGCATCGTATTTTTATACGATCACAGAAAGGAATGA
- the cas1b gene encoding type I-B CRISPR-associated endonuclease Cas1b, with protein MKKTLYIFQNGELRRKDNSLYFETEERKRYIPVENTNDIYIFGEVDVSKKFLEFVAQKEIIVHYFNHHGYYVGSFYPREHLNAGHVILKQAEHYIDNAKRLDLARLFVKGAIQQMTRVIKYYRSRLPETDVLDRVLVAIEQEEERVKQAQTVEQLMAAEGHIREMYYSTFDIIIRHPDFVFEKRTKRPPHNRLNALISFGNSIVYTMCLSEIYKTYLDPRIGFLHSTNFRRFSLNLDVAEIFKPIIVDRLIFTLVNKKMLSAKHFEKLTGGILLNEEGRKLFVSELEKKMQTTVQHRHLGKSVSYRRLIRLELYKIQKHLLGEKTYEPYAAKW; from the coding sequence ATGAAAAAGACGCTGTATATTTTTCAAAACGGAGAGCTTCGCCGCAAAGATAATAGTTTGTACTTCGAAACAGAGGAACGGAAACGATATATCCCAGTAGAAAATACGAACGATATATATATTTTTGGAGAAGTCGATGTATCAAAAAAGTTTCTCGAGTTTGTGGCGCAAAAGGAGATTATTGTTCATTATTTCAATCATCACGGATACTATGTGGGCTCTTTTTATCCGCGCGAACATTTAAACGCTGGACATGTGATCTTAAAGCAAGCGGAACATTATATCGATAACGCTAAGCGGCTTGACTTGGCGCGGCTGTTTGTCAAAGGGGCTATCCAGCAGATGACAAGGGTCATCAAATATTACCGCTCTCGTCTACCTGAAACAGACGTGTTGGATCGAGTGTTGGTAGCGATAGAACAAGAAGAAGAGCGAGTAAAACAGGCGCAAACAGTAGAGCAGCTAATGGCAGCCGAAGGGCATATTCGGGAAATGTATTATTCCACCTTTGATATCATTATTCGTCATCCCGATTTCGTGTTCGAAAAACGGACCAAGCGCCCTCCGCACAATCGGCTCAATGCGTTAATTAGCTTTGGTAATTCGATTGTGTATACGATGTGTCTTAGCGAAATTTACAAAACGTACTTAGATCCGCGGATCGGTTTTTTACATAGCACGAATTTTCGGCGGTTTTCACTTAATCTTGATGTGGCAGAAATTTTTAAACCGATTATTGTGGACCGCCTTATTTTCACTCTTGTTAATAAGAAAATGCTATCGGCAAAGCACTTTGAAAAATTGACAGGCGGGATTTTGCTTAATGAAGAAGGACGAAAATTATTCGTCAGCGAACTTGAGAAAAAAATGCAGACAACGGTGCAGCACCGTCACCTTGGCAAATCCGTTTCCTATCGCCGATTGATTCGGCTAGAGCTATATAAAATTCAAAAGCATTTGTTAGGAGAAAAAACATACGAGCCATACGCGGCGAAATGGTAG
- the cas6 gene encoding CRISPR-associated endoribonuclease Cas6, whose translation MRLTIAMSGRDNPITLPLHYQQQLQGLLYHSLRNPKFSEFLHEVGFRKEKRSYKLFTFSRLYGPHQLNFERKTITFYEEFYWHVGTVLPELTQELGEYLLLHPDVQVGGQPVEIKRIDVEKRDIKGKEIEIEMLSPLTVYSTYELVDGSKKTQFFSPYDEVFSHLVELNFRNKYEAYYGIPPKERLFIEPIRVTEKQKVVTIFKGFYITAWLGHYRLCSSPGNLTFLYRVGIGGRNSQGFGMFRLLSER comes from the coding sequence ATGCGACTGACGATTGCAATGAGTGGACGCGACAATCCTATAACCCTTCCACTACATTATCAACAACAATTGCAAGGATTGCTATATCATTCTTTGAGAAATCCGAAATTTTCTGAGTTTTTGCATGAGGTAGGTTTTCGTAAAGAAAAACGATCGTATAAGTTATTTACGTTTAGCCGTCTATACGGTCCGCATCAATTAAATTTTGAAAGAAAAACAATTACTTTTTATGAGGAATTTTACTGGCATGTTGGCACAGTATTGCCTGAACTGACACAAGAACTCGGAGAATATTTGTTATTGCATCCAGATGTGCAAGTCGGTGGGCAACCTGTGGAAATAAAGCGAATTGATGTAGAAAAACGTGACATTAAAGGAAAAGAAATCGAAATAGAGATGCTTTCGCCTCTAACGGTTTACAGCACGTACGAACTCGTTGACGGAAGCAAAAAAACACAATTTTTTAGCCCATACGATGAAGTATTTTCCCATTTAGTTGAATTAAATTTTCGCAATAAATATGAAGCATATTATGGCATTCCACCGAAAGAACGGTTGTTTATCGAACCAATTCGCGTGACAGAAAAGCAGAAAGTTGTGACGATCTTTAAAGGATTTTATATTACTGCTTGGCTCGGACATTATCGCCTTTGCTCGTCTCCAGGCAACTTAACCTTTTTGTATCGTGTCGGTATTGGCGGACGAAACTCCCAAGGTTTTGGTATGTTTCGACTTCTTTCCGAACGCTAA